The Candidatus Scalindua japonica DNA window TCGATGATGACAAGGTTATGAGGCTGCTGAAGCTCATATTGAAAGTTAACGGCAATAAAGGCGTTCCTCAAGGAGGTGTTTCGTCGTTTTAATTCACAGCCAGTAGATCGGATTATACAAATAATTAATCCTATGTTACGTGGATGGGTAAATTACTTTCGGATTGGAAATTCCAGCAGGTGCTTTGGTTATGTTAAAGACTGGGTGGAAAAGAAAATCCGTAGAAATCTTATGCGTGCTAGGAAACGAGGTGGCTTCGGCTGGAACAGGTGGAGTAGAAATTGGCTATATAATACTCTGAAGTTATTCAGTAACTATAGAATTGAACGATACCAAGTTTGAAAGTGCTGCCAGATCGATAGGTCTATAAGCCGTTAGAAGAAGTTAATAGGAAAGCGTAGTGCGGGAAAACCGCATGCTGCGTTTGACGTGGCGGGAATTGGAAGCGGGCATTGTACTTCGCCAGTTCTCGACCCTACTGAGGTGGCAGGGAATGGAGAAGTAGTATGGAGAACCTAAACGGGCACGATGCTGGAAACGGCGGAAACAGCCAAGGGGATACCTAAAACAACTCGCCATTCCTTGACCCTACAGAAATTGGGGGCACTTTTTGTAAGGATTTTTTTAAAAGGCGCCTCCTATGTTATAAAAGGATTCAATAACCTGTAAGTAGTTGAACCATATAATAATACCAAAGGAGGCTTGAATGGAATATAGCAAGGTTGTTAGTAGATTACGAGAGCAAATCGGGAAATTTTCGGGGGAACTTTCAAAAGGATTACACAAAGTAAGTAAG harbors:
- a CDS encoding group II intron maturase-specific domain-containing protein gives rise to the protein MKAFLKEVFRRFNSQPVDRIIQIINPMLRGWVNYFRIGNSSRCFGYVKDWVEKKIRRNLMRARKRGGFGWNRWSRNWLYNTLKLFSNYRIERYQV